A single region of the Epinephelus fuscoguttatus linkage group LG14, E.fuscoguttatus.final_Chr_v1 genome encodes:
- the vti1b gene encoding vesicle transport through interaction with t-SNAREs homolog 1B — translation MSSEEFEKLHEIYKSLYEELKLMPERAGKCHGEERKRLVRTFDERQGEAEEVLQGMEEELRAAPSSFRNAMSTKVRMYHRDLGKLQRDMKTSAPGFGSSSQTADRSHLGIYSSQNQQSTHLQSQRALLLQGTDSLNNASQSIERSQRIAAETDQIGTDIIEELGEQREQLDRTRNRLTNTGENLSRSRKILRAMSRRLVTNKLLLGIIIIMELAILGAVVYLKFFR, via the exons ATGTCGTCAGAGGAATTCGAGAAGTTGCACGAAATCTACAAATCACTGTATGAGGAGCTGAAGCTGATGCCGGAGAGAGCCGGGAAATGTCACGGAG aggagaggaagaggttgGTGAGGACTTTCGATGAGAGACAGGGAGAAGCTGAGGAagtg TTACAAGGAATGGAAGAAGAGCTACGTGCTGCCCCTTCCTCCTTCAGAAATGCAATGAGTACAAAGGTGCGCATGTACCACCGGGATTTGGGCAAGCTGCAGAGGGACATGAAAACCTCTGCTCCAGGCTTTGGTTCCTCCTCTCAGACAGCGGACAGAAGCCATCTTGGCATCTATTCATCACAAAACCAACAGAGT ACACACCTGCAGTCCCAGAGAGCCTTGCTTCTTCAGGGCACAGACTCTTTGAACAATGCCAGCCAGAGTATTGAGCGAAGTCAGCGCATCGCCGCGGAGACGGATCAGATTGGCacagatatcattgaggaactGGGAGAGCAGAGGGAGCAGCTGGACCGCACCAGAAACAGA CTGACGAATACTGGAGAGAACCTTAGTCGAAGTAGAAAAATTCTTCGTGCCATGTCGCGGCG GCTGGTGACGAACAAGTTGCTGTTAGGTATCATCATCATAATGGAGCTGGCCATTCTAGGTGCAGTGGTTTATCTGAAGTTCTTCCGATGA
- the arg2 gene encoding arginase-2, mitochondrial yields MALRGPLSSLLRTQLGHTCQQSRAQSVAVLGAPFSRGQKRRGVEHGPKAIRDAGLIDRLSGLDYSVHDFGDLNFHHLEKDEPYMNVKFPRSVGGASKMLSGAVSRAVGAGHTLVMLGGDHSLAIGSVGGHARQCPDLCLIWVDAHADINTPMTSPSGNLHGQPVAFMLKELQDKMPDIPGFSWMKPCLTSRDLVYIGLRDVDPGEYHILKNLGIQYFTMRDIDRLGIQRVMEVTLDHLLARNQRPIHLSFDIDSFDPSLAPATGTPVNGGLTYREGIYITEEIHNTGLLSVLDMVEVNPLLGANPEAVEATASLAVDVIASSLGQTREGAHVPVDEIPSVKGDTEQLRL; encoded by the exons atggcttTGAGGGGACCTTTATCCAGTCTTCTCAGGACTCAACTGGGACACACGTGTCAACAGAGCAGGGCTCAGTCCGTGGCTGTGCTGGGAGCTCCTTTTTCAAGAGGACAG aaaagaAGAGGTGTGGAGCACGGCCCTAAAGCCATCAGAGATGCGGGGCTCATCGACAGGCTCTCCGGTTTAG ACTATTCTGTCCACGACTTTGGCGACCTCAACTTCCACCACCTTGAGAAGGACGAACCCTACATGAATGTAAAGTTCCCTCGCTCAGTGGGTGGGGCAAGCAAGATGCTGTCTGGCGCAGTGAGCAGAGCTGTCGGCGCTGGACACACACTTGTCATGCTGGGAGGTGACCACAG CCTTGCTATTGGATCAGTGGGAGGCCACGCCCGGCAGTGTCCTGACCTGTGTCTCATCTGGGTTGATGCTCATGCAGACataaacacacccatgacttcGCCATCAGGAAACCTCCACGGCCAGCCTGTGGCGTTCATGCTCAAAGAGCTGCAAGACAAG ATGCCAGATATCCCAGGGTTCTCCTGGATGAAGCCATGCCTAACCTCGAGGGACCTGGTGTACATTGGGCTGCGGGACGTTGACCCCGGAGAGTA CCACATCCTTAAGAACCTGGGTATCCAGTACTTCACAATGAGGGATATCGACAGACTAGGCATCCAGAGGGTCATGGAAGTCACTCTTGACCATCTTCTGGCAAG AAACCAGCGACCGATCCACTTGAGCTTTGACATCGACTCATTTGACCCGTCTCTGGCTCCAGCCACAGGAACACCAGTGAACGGAGGTTTGACCTACAGGGAGGGAATCTACATCACAGAGGAAATCCATAACACAG GTCTGCTGTCGGTCTTGGACATGGTGGAAGTGAACCCACTGCTGGGAGCCAACCCCGAAGCCGTGGAGGCCACCGCCTCTTTAGCGGTTGATGTCATCGCGTCGTCTCTGGGACAGACGAGAGAAGGCGCTCATGTACCTGTGGATGAGATTCCCTCCGTGAAGGGCGACACAGAGCAGCTGCGCCTCTGA